A genome region from Chryseobacterium indicum includes the following:
- a CDS encoding stage II sporulation protein M, giving the protein MREVYFIKQNKEKWLGIEQVIQGKIKKNPDDLSSLYINLVNDLSFAQTYYPKSNTTVYLNHLSAQIFQKIYKTKRVEENRFLHFFKTEVPLLVYQYRRYLGYAFLFFTLFTLIGLLSGIYDKDFAKVILGEEYVNQTIENIKAGNAVGVYQSGSTWGSTIGIIFNNIKVGARLYIYGIAGGVGTLWALLNNSVMLGSFQYFFYDYGALKDSARGIWLHGVFEIFAMVVEAMCGLILGASILFPKTLSRFNSFKIGFKDSFKIFLSTVPFTICAGIIEGYVTRHALKMPLILNLIIIFGSLAIIGFYYCIYPSVVSKKINNQIQDAVL; this is encoded by the coding sequence ATGAGAGAAGTTTATTTCATTAAACAAAATAAAGAAAAATGGTTGGGAATAGAACAGGTTATTCAGGGGAAAATTAAAAAAAATCCTGATGATCTCTCTTCGCTGTACATCAACCTCGTTAACGACCTTTCTTTTGCACAGACGTATTACCCGAAAAGTAATACCACGGTTTATCTTAACCATTTGTCTGCACAGATCTTCCAGAAAATTTATAAAACCAAAAGGGTAGAAGAAAACAGATTTCTGCATTTCTTCAAAACCGAAGTTCCTTTGCTGGTGTACCAGTACAGAAGATATTTGGGATATGCTTTTTTGTTTTTTACTTTATTTACGTTAATCGGTCTTCTTTCCGGAATTTACGATAAAGATTTTGCCAAAGTTATTCTGGGTGAAGAATATGTGAACCAGACGATTGAAAACATTAAGGCAGGAAATGCGGTAGGAGTTTACCAGAGCGGTTCTACATGGGGAAGTACAATCGGGATCATTTTCAACAATATAAAAGTAGGCGCAAGACTGTATATCTACGGAATTGCAGGCGGAGTGGGAACGTTATGGGCTTTGCTGAACAACAGCGTGATGCTCGGTTCTTTCCAGTATTTCTTTTACGATTACGGCGCACTTAAGGACAGCGCAAGAGGAATCTGGCTTCACGGAGTTTTTGAAATCTTTGCAATGGTAGTGGAAGCGATGTGCGGTCTTATTCTTGGAGCTTCTATTTTATTCCCTAAAACACTGTCGAGATTTAATTCTTTCAAAATCGGATTTAAAGATTCATTCAAAATATTCCTGAGTACCGTTCCTTTTACCATCTGTGCGGGAATTATTGAAGGATATGTAACAAGACACGCCCTGAAAATGCCTTTAATTTTAAATTTAATTATTATTTTCGGGTCTTTGGCAATTATCGGGTTTTATTACTGTATTTATCCGTCTGTTGTCAGCAAAAAAATTAATAACCAGATTCAGGATGCAGTTT